A stretch of DNA from Polyangia bacterium:
ATGGTGATGCCGGGCGACAACATCAACCTGGACATCGAGCTCATCACGCCGATCGCTTGCGAGGAAGGTCTGCGCTTCGCCATTCGCGAAGGTGGCAAGACCGTCGGCGCCGGCGTCGTCACCAAGATTCACCCGGACGAGATCGTCCCCAAGAAGTAGTTCGTCTGGACTAGGAGCACGTCATGGCCGCCACCCGCGTCATCATCACCCTCGAATGCCCGGTCTGCCGAGAACGCAACTACTCGACGACCAAGAACAAACGCGCCAACGCCGAGAAATTGGAACTCTCCAAGTTCTGCCCCCGTTGCCGCAAACACACCAATCACAAAGAAACCAAATAGAGCGTCTCGCCTTGAACCACGGCCGATCCAATGAACCGAGCGCGGGCTTTGCCCGCGCGTTGAGGGCAGTAGCTCTAATGGTAGAGCAGCGGACTCCAAATCCGCGGGTTGTGGGTTCGAGTCCCTCCTGCCCTGCAAGGATGTAAAGACGATGGGACCGAACAAGTTCGTACATTTGGCTTTTGCGCTGGGCGGCCTGCTGGCGGCGTTCGTGCTGTCGCGCGCGGGCGATTGGGTCTGGAGTTACTTCGCCAAGCCGAACGACCTGGTCGTCAACCTTTTCGCCATCCTGGTGGCGGGGACGGCGGCGCTGGTCGCCTATCGCAACGAGCGTGTGTTCGCGTCGATCGTCGACATCACGCGGGAACTGGAAAAGGTCAGCTGGCCGACGCGCAAAGAGACGTCGGCGGCGACCATCGTCGTGCTGGTCACGGTGCTCATTTCCGCGCTGATTCTCAGCGGGTTTGATGCCATCTGGGCGTTCTTCACAAACTGGTTTTTACGCTGATTGGGGACGGGACAGAACTGATGGCGATGAAGTGGTACGTGGTCCACACCTACTCGGGTCACGAGAACAAGGCGAAGCTGTCGCTTCAGGATCGCGTGCGCCAAGCGAGCCTGCAGGGCAAGTTCGGCGACGTCTTGATCCCGACCGACACCGTGGTGGAACTGGTCAAGGGACAGAAGCGCTCGACGACGCGCAAGTTCTTCCCGGGGTACATCTTCGTGCAGATGGACCTGGACCAAGAGACGTTCCACCTGGTGAAGAACACCCCGAAGATCACCGGCTTTTTGGGCGGCACCAACCCGCAGCCGGTGAAAGAGACCGAGATTCAGAACATCAACGTGGCCATGACCGAGGGCGCCTCGCGCCCCAAGCCGCGCATCTCGTTCGACGAGGGCGAGACGGTGCGGGTCATCGACGGACCGTTCGCCAACTTCACCGGCGTGGTGGTCGAGGTCAAAGGCGAAAAGCAAAAGATTCGCGTGAACGTCTCGATCTTCGGCCGGGCCACCCCGGTCGAGCTGGACTTCGCGCAGGTCGAGAAGTCGTAACGATTCGGCAAAAGGACAGGGTCACATCCAATGAAGAAAGTTACCGGGTTCATCAAGCTGCAGGTTCCCGCCGGGAAAGCCAACCCGTCGCCGCCCATCGGGCCGGCGCTGGGTCAGCACGGCGTCAACATCATGGAGTTCTGCAAGCAGTTCAACGCCCGGACCCAGGCCCAGGCCAAGGACGACGTCACGATCCCGGTCGAGATCACCGTCTTTTCCGACCGGTCGTTCACCTTCATCACCAAGACGCCGCCGGCGCCGATCCTGATCAAGAAAGCGGCCGGTCTGGCGACGCAGAAGAAACCGGGTTCGGGCTCGAAGGAGCCGAACAAAGTGAAGGTCGGCAAGATTTCGCAAAAGCAGTTGAAAGACATCGCCACCACGAAGTTGCCCGATCTCAACACC
This window harbors:
- the rpmG gene encoding 50S ribosomal protein L33, which translates into the protein MAATRVIITLECPVCRERNYSTTKNKRANAEKLELSKFCPRCRKHTNHKETK
- the secE gene encoding preprotein translocase subunit SecE, whose protein sequence is MGPNKFVHLAFALGGLLAAFVLSRAGDWVWSYFAKPNDLVVNLFAILVAGTAALVAYRNERVFASIVDITRELEKVSWPTRKETSAATIVVLVTVLISALILSGFDAIWAFFTNWFLR
- the nusG gene encoding transcription termination/antitermination protein NusG, which codes for MAMKWYVVHTYSGHENKAKLSLQDRVRQASLQGKFGDVLIPTDTVVELVKGQKRSTTRKFFPGYIFVQMDLDQETFHLVKNTPKITGFLGGTNPQPVKETEIQNINVAMTEGASRPKPRISFDEGETVRVIDGPFANFTGVVVEVKGEKQKIRVNVSIFGRATPVELDFAQVEKS
- the rplK gene encoding 50S ribosomal protein L11, with protein sequence MKKVTGFIKLQVPAGKANPSPPIGPALGQHGVNIMEFCKQFNARTQAQAKDDVTIPVEITVFSDRSFTFITKTPPAPILIKKAAGLATQKKPGSGSKEPNKVKVGKISQKQLKDIATTKLPDLNTTNLESAMRTIAGTARSMGIEVES